In one Rhopalosiphum padi isolate XX-2018 chromosome 3, ASM2088224v1, whole genome shotgun sequence genomic region, the following are encoded:
- the LOC132926428 gene encoding guanine nucleotide-binding protein G(i) subunit alpha: MGCTISSGEKEAVERSKKIDKTLRADGEKAAREVKLLLLGAGESGKSTIVKQMKIIHETGYSKEECEQYRPVVFSNTIQSLMAIIRAMGILRIDFSDPSRTENARQFFSLASATEEGELTPDLVKLMKRLWADSGVQECFLRSREYQLNDSAAYYLNALDRISLPNYVPTQQDVLRTRVKTTGIIETNFSFKGLNFKMFDVGGQRSERKKWIHCFEGVTAIIFCVALSGYDLVLAEDEEMNRMIESMKLFDSICNSKWFVDTSIILFLNKKDLFEEKIRRSPLNSCFPEYMGSNNYEEAAAYIQMKFESLNKRKDQKEIYTHFTCATDTNNIQFVFDAVTDVIIKNNLKDCGLF; encoded by the exons ATGGGGTGCACGATAAGTTCGGGTGAAAAAGAGGCGGTGGAGCGATCGAAAAAGATCGACAAGACGCTCCGTGCCGACGGCGAAAAAGCGGCAAGAGAAGTAAAGCTGTTATTGTTAG gtGCTGGTGAATCTGGGAAAAGTACTATtgtaaaacaaatgaaaatcaTTCATGAGACAGGCTATTCTAAAGAAGAATGTGAACAATATAGACCTGTGGTATTTAGTAATACAATTCAGAGTTTAATGGCAATCATACGAGCAATGGGAATTTTAAGAATTGATTTTTCAGATCCTAGCAGAACG gaAAATGCCcgtcaatttttttctttagctaGTGCAACTGAAGAAGGTGAATTGACTCCAGATCTAGTTAAACTTATGAAAAGATTATGGGCAGATTCTGGTGTACAAGAATGCTTTTTGCGTTCAAGAGAATATCAACTCAACGATTCTGctgcttattatttaaatgcattggATAGAATATCTTTAcctaattatgtacctacacaaCAGGATGTGTTACGAACAAGAGTAAAGACAACTGGCATCATTGaaacaaatttttcatttaagggATTGAATTTCAA AATGTTTGATGTTGGTGGACAAAGATCAGAGAGAAAAAAGTGGATTCATTGTTTTGAAGGTGTTActgctattatattttgtgtagcTTTATCAG GTTATGATTTAGTACTAGCAGAAGATGAAGAAATGAATAGAATGATTGAGTCCATGAAATTATTTGATTCAATTTGTAATAGTAAATGGTTTGTTGATACAtcgatcattttatttttgaacaaaaaagatttatttgaagaaaaaattcgAAGAAGCCCACTAAATTCTTGTTTCCCAGAATACATgg gttCTAATAATTATGAAGAAGCAGCTGCTTATATAcaaatgaaatttgaaagtttaaataaaagaaaagacCAAAAAGAAATATACACTCATTTCACTTGCGCTACTGACacaaataacatacaatttgtttttgatgcTGTAACTGATGTGATCATCAAAAATAATCTCAAAGATTGTGGTCTTTTTTAG
- the LOC132924667 gene encoding uncharacterized protein LOC132924667 translates to MAAFIGIGVLRHMLYRLIFWAAILLCLTQLLITLWKSDRPMAMKSSNMNTRMILQNMIDFHIARTTTPPYESLLTVEPWVDKISVQSEQLIMDQVQKRLPNLPVSYWNQNKNKAMYYKNESCAKFPSIYELEFNNVYWQSLQTSNGSFHLYSAYYDVRKLSRIGPAVRILGMINRIEPTVKTHCQFWFDDHRQPVIVKIMEYKYIWYKKWGNYKQGIFQPYLIACQIPKSHHHVVPASVSLVENVCDKATNNLRVVYNRPAKKKGFAVCVKGLDFLYEDLSVRLVEWIELLHILGADKIFFYQLQVHPNISKVLDHYESVGRVHVTPLTLPGGQPNVPGFQHLYLTKKVNHKRQNELIPYNDCLYRNLYSYDYIALLDIDEVIMPLRTRTWKELMDTVMVKALAARNETRASYNVRNVYFLDDLIHTHGWFKTMPKYMHMLQHVYRSKNYTKPNQYVKCFHNPERALTLHNHFPLACLSQGCTSYAMDTADAHLQHYRADCVKTLKKTCTEFRQNSVIDTTIWRYKKDLISRVSNTLSSLGFFPAI, encoded by the coding sequence ATGGCTGCATTTATCGGGATAGGCGTACTGAGGCATATGTTATACCGTCTGATATTTTGGGCggctatattattatgcctCACACAATTGTTGATAACGTTATGGAAATCAGACCGGCCGATGGCAATGAAGTCAAGCAATATGAACACCAGAATGATCCTGCAGAATATGATTGATTTTCATATAGCACGGACCACAACACCGCCATACGAGAGCCTGTTAACCGTCGAGCCGTGGGTAGATAAAATATCGGTGCAATCGGAACAGCTGATTATGGATCAAGTACAAAAACGATTGCCCAATCTACCGGTGTCGTATTGGAACCAGAATAAAAACAAAGCAATGTACTACAAAAACGAGAGTTGCGCTAAGTTTCCAAGCATATACGAATTGGAATTTAACAACGTGTACTGGCAGTCGCTACAGACTTCCAACGGATCGTTTCACCTGTACAGTGCTTACTACGACGTGCGAAAGCTGAGTAGGATCGGGCCGGCGGTTCGGATACTGGGCATGATCAACCGTATTGAGCCGACGGTCAAGACTCACTGTCAGTTTTGGTTCGACGACCACAGGCAGCCGGTTATTGTAAAAATCATggaatacaaatacatatggTATAAGAAATGGGGCAACTATAAGCAGGGCATATTCCAGCCTTACCTTATCGCATGCCAGATACCCAAGTCCCACCACCACGTCGTACCCGCGTCCGTGTCACTGGTGGAGAACGTGTGCGACAAGGCCACAAACAATTTGCGTGTGGTGTATAACCGGCCAGCAAAGAAGAAGGGTTTCGCGGTATGCGTCAAAGGGCTGGACTTTCTATACGAAGACCTGTCAGTGCGGCTGGTCGAGTGGATCGAACTGCTGCACATCCTGGGTGCGGACAAGATATTCTTTTATCAGCTTCAAGTACACCCGAACATTAGCAAGGTGCTCGACCACTACGAGTCCGTGGGCCGCGTGCACGTGACACCGTTGACGCTGCCCGGCGGCCAGCCAAATGTTCCGGGATTCCAGCATCTGTACCTGACCAAAAAGGTAAACCACAAGCGGCAAAACGAACTGATACCGTATAACGATTGCCTATACCGGAACCTCTATTCGTACGACTACATAGCACTATTGGATATCGACGAGGTGATAATGCCATTACGGACCAGGACGTGGAAGGAGCTCATGGACACGGTGATGGTGAAGGCTCTGGCGGCAAGGAACGAAACCCGCGCTTCGTACAATGTCCGAAACGTTTATTTCCTGGACGATCTGATCCACACACACGGTTGGTTCAAGACCATGCCCAAGTACATGCACATGTTACAGCACGTGTACAGGAGCAAGAACTACACGAAACCAAATCAGTATGTGAAATGTTTTCACAACCCCGAAAGAGCGTTAACGCTGCACAATCATTTCCCGTTGGCGTGCCTAAGCCAGGGCTGCACCTCGTACGCCATGGATACGGCGGACGCACATTTACAACATTATCGGGCTGACTGCGTAAAGACGCTGAAGAAGACATGCACGGAGTTTAGACAGAACAGCGTGATCGACACGACCATCTGGAGGTACAAAAAAGATCTCATATCCAGAGTGTCGAACACGTTGTCATCACTGGGTTTTTTCCCCGCCATATGA